In the genome of Candidatus Zixiibacteriota bacterium, one region contains:
- a CDS encoding ATP-binding cassette domain-containing protein has protein sequence MSSRPLVNIKNLSVSFLEKVIIDKLSFSIGRGEVVALIGANGCGKTTLLELVSHTYAQNRDYLNQFELRVKGDLNLATGIGLSYLPQMVKSDIPEIDYSLAAMFERLAESFGLHQRSSDGDTLSDGQIQKEAIVVALVSDADLLLLDEPTNYLDIAGITAFEEQIKLLRRRGRGILLVSHDRTLINNLANRTIYMARNGIFQTEGGFSDAWSLAGMDFNSKLKQARVIRTKIGRLQNEVRRKMNWAEQKEKTKTGSKKDKGHISRLAAKLAARARAASLKARKEIDQLKKTKPIIPKKLVLRLPEYEVRNREVFSLADVSFSYGEAQSENGGNLLEAIDLAATTSDKLCLMGTNGAGKSTLLSLIMGRLKPLCGTRRINDAIKLRHLPQGLTGFFDQPTLLDNFRDTGSDETTVRYHLGAALLRGEKVNEPVTNFSYGELVRAAIVKCILQKAEFLLLDEPTSHLDIESIEVLEQLLIDFPGGFVIISHDRSFVENVSDKLYTLDGGRLRLV, from the coding sequence ATGTCTTCAAGACCACTGGTAAATATTAAGAATCTCTCCGTTTCGTTTCTCGAAAAAGTCATTATTGACAAGCTGTCCTTTTCAATAGGTCGGGGTGAAGTAGTAGCGTTGATCGGCGCCAACGGTTGCGGCAAGACGACCCTGTTGGAACTTGTCAGTCATACTTATGCGCAGAACCGTGACTACCTGAATCAATTCGAACTGCGAGTCAAAGGCGATCTGAACCTGGCGACAGGAATCGGATTGAGTTACCTGCCACAAATGGTGAAAAGTGACATCCCTGAGATTGATTACTCTCTCGCTGCAATGTTTGAACGTCTGGCTGAGTCATTTGGACTGCATCAGAGATCATCCGACGGCGACACCCTCTCAGACGGACAGATACAGAAAGAGGCAATTGTGGTGGCACTAGTGTCCGACGCCGACCTGCTGCTTCTGGACGAGCCGACCAACTATCTCGACATAGCCGGTATTACCGCCTTTGAAGAACAGATTAAACTGCTGCGGCGGCGCGGTCGGGGGATACTACTAGTCTCGCATGATCGAACGCTTATCAACAACCTGGCCAACCGTACAATCTACATGGCTCGCAATGGTATTTTCCAAACTGAGGGTGGATTCTCCGATGCCTGGTCGCTGGCGGGGATGGATTTTAACTCCAAACTGAAACAGGCGCGGGTGATTCGCACTAAGATCGGTCGCCTTCAGAACGAAGTGCGACGCAAAATGAACTGGGCGGAGCAGAAGGAAAAGACGAAGACGGGATCCAAAAAGGATAAGGGGCATATCAGTCGCTTGGCCGCCAAACTGGCGGCCCGTGCGCGCGCGGCAAGCCTGAAAGCTAGAAAAGAGATTGATCAACTCAAGAAGACCAAACCGATTATCCCTAAGAAACTGGTGCTGAGACTGCCGGAATACGAAGTTCGAAACCGCGAAGTGTTTTCACTTGCTGACGTGTCATTCTCCTATGGGGAAGCTCAGTCAGAAAACGGCGGGAACCTTCTTGAAGCAATCGATCTGGCAGCCACGACCAGCGACAAGTTGTGTTTGATGGGCACCAACGGAGCGGGCAAATCAACTTTGCTGTCCTTGATAATGGGACGACTGAAACCACTGTGTGGTACACGACGAATTAACGACGCCATCAAGCTGCGTCATCTTCCACAGGGACTAACCGGATTCTTTGATCAACCGACCCTGCTTGACAACTTCCGCGATACCGGTAGCGATGAAACAACCGTGCGTTATCATCTGGGCGCGGCGTTGCTAAGAGGTGAGAAAGTCAACGAGCCGGTAACGAATTTTTCCTATGGTGAACTAGTACGCGCGGCGATTGTTAAGTGCATATTGCAGAAGGCGGAATTTCTGTTACTGGATGAACCAACTTCACATCTGGATATCGAATCGATAGAAGTATTGGAACAACTTTTGATAGACTTCCCGGGAGGGTTTGTGATAATCAGCCATGACCGTTCATTTGTGGAGAACGTCTCGGACAAGTTGTATACGCTCGATGGAGGGAGATTGAGGTTGGTGTGA
- a CDS encoding prepilin-type N-terminal cleavage/methylation domain-containing protein, producing the protein MKIRHLKIQDGFTLLEVLISMVILGIAILVLLNMAMVAVTGNDWSNQATTATQAIQQKMEQLRSTANPVSGMETVDGVNLYWTISKPQNHLRKVYLSAMWEDMTSEYKYTNVTAFIKTDSI; encoded by the coding sequence ATGAAAATAAGACATTTAAAGATTCAAGACGGGTTCACTCTACTCGAAGTGTTGATCTCCATGGTTATTCTCGGAATCGCGATACTGGTACTGCTGAACATGGCCATGGTGGCGGTTACCGGTAATGATTGGTCAAACCAAGCCACAACCGCGACCCAGGCTATTCAGCAAAAAATGGAGCAGCTCCGCAGTACAGCCAACCCGGTTAGCGGAATGGAAACTGTCGATGGTGTGAATCTATACTGGACCATTTCGAAGCCACAGAACCACTTGCGTAAAGTCTATCTATCAGCAATGTGGGAGGACATGACCTCGGAATACAAGTACACTAATGTAACGGCCTTCATCAAGACCGATTCCATATAG
- a CDS encoding prepilin-type N-terminal cleavage/methylation domain-containing protein, with translation MKKRNNRIANQRGTSFLEVMVALAIMGVITAAIFKLYITSHKNYMAQNEVINVQQSARASIDVLTRQIRMAGYGLPLGVPAITSSNTNPDTIAICYRNNDCDTYLAAAMPQPSAELKCATDVSCFSDGQWVYIFEPDSGGGEWFEITHVQAAAKHLQHNTMSLSKKYGKDAILMSMVSIKFYVDNTTDPDHPYLMIELPGQGPQIFADNIIDLQFQYRMKNGVVMDSIIVPDDVREVQLSLTGRSMYEDTDVADLGEGDGFRRRTFSTSVFLRNVGI, from the coding sequence ATGAAAAAACGAAATAACAGAATCGCGAATCAGCGCGGGACCTCGTTCCTCGAGGTTATGGTGGCACTGGCCATTATGGGTGTCATAACAGCAGCGATATTCAAGCTATACATAACCTCCCACAAGAATTACATGGCTCAGAATGAGGTGATCAACGTACAGCAAAGTGCTCGGGCGTCAATCGACGTACTAACTCGTCAAATTCGTATGGCGGGCTACGGTTTGCCGCTTGGTGTTCCAGCCATTACGTCGTCAAACACTAATCCTGACACAATCGCAATCTGCTACCGCAACAACGACTGCGATACATACCTCGCTGCTGCTATGCCCCAGCCTTCAGCCGAGTTGAAATGTGCAACTGATGTGTCCTGTTTCTCTGATGGCCAGTGGGTGTATATCTTTGAGCCAGATTCAGGAGGCGGCGAGTGGTTTGAAATAACACATGTTCAGGCAGCAGCCAAGCACTTACAACACAATACCATGTCGTTGTCCAAGAAGTATGGCAAGGACGCCATTCTTATGTCCATGGTCTCAATCAAGTTCTATGTGGACAACACCACAGATCCGGATCATCCGTATCTCATGATCGAGTTGCCGGGACAGGGACCGCAGATTTTCGCCGACAACATCATTGATCTGCAATTTCAGTATCGGATGAAAAACGGTGTGGTGATGGATTCGATTATTGTCCCGGATGATGTTCGCGAGGTTCAACTAAGCCTTACCGGACGCTCAATGTACGAGGATACCGACGTGGCTGACCTGGGCGAAGGGGATGGTTTCCGAAGACGTACATTTTCAACATCGGTATTTTTACGCAATGTTGGCATCTAA
- a CDS encoding SDR family oxidoreductase: MELKGKVAFVSGATRGIGLSIAEKLAQRGASIFGTYFRSRKDAQAMEEKIRGYGVECIAYRANMGNHEQVPGIFEAIGKQFGKLDIMVSNAALGVYSDMMNIDRKAWELSMHTNARAFLQCIQMGTPMMPEDSRIVALSSLGSMRYIPGYAAIGVSKAAVENMVRYTAVEMAEKKISVNCVSGGFIDTSALKVFPNFEEMKKRVIERTPYRRIGRPEEVADVVVFLCGPGASWVTGQTIIVDGGYSLV; encoded by the coding sequence ATGGAGCTAAAAGGCAAGGTAGCTTTTGTTTCGGGCGCCACACGGGGGATCGGATTGTCTATTGCTGAGAAGTTGGCCCAAAGGGGAGCCAGCATATTCGGCACATATTTTCGCAGTCGCAAAGATGCGCAGGCAATGGAGGAGAAGATTCGCGGCTACGGTGTAGAGTGCATTGCATACCGAGCCAATATGGGCAACCACGAACAGGTGCCGGGGATATTCGAGGCCATCGGGAAGCAATTCGGTAAGCTGGATATCATGGTATCCAACGCCGCCCTGGGGGTTTATTCCGACATGATGAACATCGACCGCAAGGCCTGGGAGTTGTCCATGCACACCAACGCTCGGGCTTTTCTACAATGCATCCAAATGGGAACGCCGATGATGCCTGAGGACAGCCGCATTGTAGCCTTGTCTTCGCTCGGATCCATGAGATACATTCCTGGCTACGCAGCTATTGGCGTATCCAAGGCAGCCGTTGAAAACATGGTACGCTACACTGCAGTTGAGATGGCTGAAAAGAAGATCAGCGTTAATTGTGTCTCCGGTGGATTCATTGATACGAGCGCTCTTAAGGTGTTTCCAAACTTCGAAGAGATGAAAAAGCGGGTTATCGAACGCACACCTTACAGACGCATTGGCCGCCCGGAAGAAGTGGCTGATGTCGTTGTTTTTCTCTGTGGACCGGGAGCAAGCTGGGTAACAGGCCAGACAATTATTGTGGATGGGGGCTATTCGCTGGTGTAG